One segment of Candidatus Gorgyraea atricola DNA contains the following:
- a CDS encoding ASKHA domain-containing protein: MKDIKITFLPEKKAISVDKGTDLLTASIKAGIHIYNSCGGEGVCGRCKVIVKKGKYDTEYSGRISEKERKKGYVLACRTIPQSDLEVLIPEESRLGDIEVLTEETKTKRLAGLYTPAEKIEEEHHKTRAKVFKHGPLSTKLSLKLPPPSIDDNCGDVERLFREIRKDKNIPVMQMGLANIKKLPRLLRESNWEVTVTLGNRNGTTEIVLVEPGSRSAKNLGVALDIGTTTIVAYLIDLKSQQVLAAKASYNPQVDFGEDVISRIVYAKEGRGLEKLHHAVIDTVNMLVYNLAKERGLTLDDITAVMCAGNTTMTHLLLKIDPEYIRKDPYIPAVNFMPVIRAAEAGIKINPRGLLSCLPSIGSYVGGDIISGVLASGMDSSKDLSLFIDLGTNGEVVVGNKEYYMACSTSAGPCFEGGGLSSGIRAMKGAIEDVSIKKNKLCVKTIGNAPAKGICGSGIISCLSALLKHGIIDRSGRINDNKICKVKEVNGVKAVVLTGKIIIDENDIKNIIHSKGAIYTGIEVLLKESGYKKSDLKHVFIAGGLGTALDIRSAINIGLLPDFPESKFEFLGNTSITGAKMAILSSEAMDKAHLIADKMTYLDLSVNSSFMNNYSAALFLPHTDIELFPSVKKWLL; the protein is encoded by the coding sequence ATGAAGGATATTAAGATTACATTTCTGCCTGAGAAGAAGGCTATTAGTGTAGATAAGGGCACGGATCTACTTACTGCATCTATTAAAGCTGGGATACATATATATAATAGCTGTGGGGGAGAGGGTGTGTGCGGTAGGTGCAAGGTTATTGTTAAAAAAGGTAAGTATGATACTGAATATAGCGGTAGAATTTCCGAGAAAGAACGCAAGAAAGGCTATGTGCTTGCCTGCAGGACCATACCCCAGTCTGATCTGGAAGTCCTGATCCCTGAGGAATCAAGATTAGGCGACATAGAGGTGCTTACAGAAGAGACAAAGACAAAGCGGCTCGCAGGCCTATATACGCCAGCTGAAAAAATAGAAGAAGAGCACCACAAGACAAGGGCAAAGGTATTCAAGCATGGCCCGCTTTCCACAAAACTATCTCTAAAGCTCCCGCCACCCTCCATTGATGATAATTGCGGCGATGTAGAGCGCTTATTCAGAGAGATACGAAAGGATAAAAATATCCCTGTCATGCAGATGGGACTCGCAAACATAAAAAAACTCCCGCGACTACTAAGAGAAAGTAACTGGGAAGTCACAGTAACCCTTGGCAACAGAAACGGCACCACAGAAATAGTGCTTGTTGAGCCAGGCAGTCGCTCAGCGAAAAATCTCGGCGTAGCGCTTGATATCGGCACCACTACCATAGTCGCGTACCTCATTGATCTAAAATCCCAACAAGTCCTGGCTGCAAAGGCAAGCTATAACCCACAGGTCGATTTTGGCGAAGATGTAATCTCAAGAATTGTATACGCAAAAGAAGGGCGAGGCCTTGAAAAACTCCACCACGCAGTAATAGATACTGTAAACATGCTCGTATATAACCTGGCAAAGGAGCGCGGCCTAACACTCGATGACATCACAGCAGTAATGTGCGCAGGCAATACAACAATGACGCATCTTCTCTTAAAGATAGATCCTGAATACATAAGAAAAGACCCCTATATACCAGCTGTAAACTTTATGCCAGTTATCCGTGCCGCGGAAGCAGGTATAAAAATAAATCCACGCGGCCTTTTATCGTGCCTGCCTTCAATAGGCAGTTATGTGGGCGGAGACATTATAAGTGGTGTCTTGGCATCTGGCATGGATAGCAGTAAAGACCTGTCGCTTTTTATTGACCTGGGCACAAACGGTGAAGTGGTTGTGGGCAACAAAGAATACTACATGGCATGTTCCACATCTGCTGGCCCATGCTTTGAAGGCGGCGGCCTGTCCTCAGGTATCAGGGCAATGAAAGGCGCGATCGAAGATGTATCCATAAAGAAAAACAAACTCTGCGTAAAGACCATAGGCAATGCGCCTGCAAAAGGCATATGTGGTTCTGGAATAATAAGCTGTCTTAGCGCGCTTCTAAAACACGGGATCATTGATCGCTCTGGCAGGATCAATGACAACAAGATCTGCAAGGTAAAAGAGGTGAATGGCGTAAAGGCCGTAGTCCTCACGGGCAAGATAATTATCGATGAGAACGATATCAAAAATATCATCCATTCAAAAGGTGCCATCTATACTGGCATCGAGGTACTTTTAAAAGAATCAGGCTATAAAAAGTCTGACTTAAAGCACGTATTTATTGCAGGCGGCCTTGGTACAGCACTGGACATACGCTCAGCCATAAACATTGGGCTCTTGCCAGATTTTCCAGAGTCAAAATTTGAATTTCTGGGCAATACTTCGATAACAGGGGCAAAGATGGCGATCCTTTCAAGCGAGGCAATGGATAAGGCTCATTTGATCGCTGATAAAATGACATACCTTGACTTAAGCGTGAATTCATCTTTTATGAATAATTACAGCGCAGCGCTATTTTTGCCGCACACGGACATAGAGCTGTTCCCGTCGGTGAAAAAGTGGCTGCTGTGA
- a CDS encoding glycine zipper domain-containing protein yields the protein MKKYTVVALVIMLAFVVGCTGTQKGAGMGTLIGAGAGAIIGHQSGHTAEGALIGGAAGAAGGALIGDAMDTKFCPECGSDHTSGVQYCPTCGTELKVKQK from the coding sequence ATGAAAAAATACACTGTAGTAGCATTAGTAATTATGTTGGCCTTTGTTGTTGGTTGCACAGGTACGCAAAAGGGCGCTGGCATGGGCACCTTGATCGGAGCAGGAGCAGGCGCGATCATAGGCCACCAGTCAGGCCATACTGCTGAAGGCGCTCTAATAGGCGGAGCAGCAGGAGCAGCAGGCGGCGCCTTAATAGGCGATGCAATGGACACAAAATTCTGCCCTGAATGCGGATCAGACCATACCTCAGGCGTCCAATATTGCCCAACCTGCGGCACGGAGCTAAAGGTCAAGCAGAAGTAA
- the lepB gene encoding signal peptidase I — MNPKLRYFMKEWVEPIIIAVILALIIRTFIVQAFKIPTGSMRPTLMEGDRIMVSKFIYKFKKPERGDVIVFVSPEDKKKDFIKRLVGLPGESLEISNGTILIGNKAVDASSIIKERYYYNRGDYGEKDQVLEIPDNDYYVLGDNSISSRDSRYWGFLPKKYVKGKAFLIYWPPTRIRLIK, encoded by the coding sequence ATGAATCCCAAACTACGTTATTTCATGAAGGAGTGGGTCGAGCCGATAATTATAGCTGTAATATTGGCGCTTATAATCAGGACATTTATTGTGCAGGCATTTAAGATACCCACTGGTTCTATGAGGCCTACTTTAATGGAAGGCGATAGGATCATGGTGAGTAAATTTATATACAAATTCAAAAAACCAGAGAGGGGCGATGTGATCGTGTTTGTCTCGCCTGAGGACAAGAAAAAGGATTTTATAAAGAGGCTTGTGGGGCTACCTGGGGAGAGTCTAGAAATATCAAATGGCACGATTCTTATTGGTAATAAGGCTGTTGACGCGAGCTCTATCATAAAGGAGAGGTATTATTACAATAGGGGCGATTACGGCGAAAAAGATCAGGTTTTAGAAATACCAGACAATGACTATTATGTGCTCGGAGATAATAGCATCTCGAGCAGGGACTCGAGGTACTGGGGATTTTTGCCGAAAAAATATGTCAAGGGCAAGGCCTTCCTGATCTACTGGCCACCAACTAGGATCAGATTAATTAAGTAG